From Ancylobacter pratisalsi, one genomic window encodes:
- a CDS encoding cell envelope biogenesis protein TolA, which translates to MRAGFISSAVLHAGIIGFMAVSFSSANPFEVPPVESMPIDIISDAEMSQMMAGKKDAPKAEAPKPVVEKVEDKPKPAENLEAKVEDKPEIKAAKEAAAPPPPPPEEAKPAEPKPPAAQAEAKPEPAPPKDAEALAAKPPEPKKDDQPKPEETAQAKPAPAPPRKPKNIPPKVVQAPPSDQKEFNPNDIAALLNKQEARRMASIGDTINNTSSLGASTGYAPTLSQTELDALRAYLARFWHMPTGAANVSRVKVIVVVQLSPNRTLIARPEVVGIEDASNPYAPQMRESVERAIYAAAQQPNPFPMLSADKYDVWREMQLTFDPSWIQ; encoded by the coding sequence CACGCGGGCATCATCGGCTTCATGGCGGTGTCGTTCTCTTCGGCCAATCCGTTCGAGGTACCGCCGGTCGAGTCGATGCCGATCGACATCATTTCCGACGCCGAGATGTCGCAGATGATGGCGGGCAAGAAGGATGCGCCGAAGGCCGAGGCGCCCAAGCCGGTGGTCGAGAAGGTCGAGGACAAGCCCAAGCCTGCCGAGAATCTTGAAGCCAAGGTCGAGGACAAGCCGGAAATCAAGGCTGCCAAGGAAGCCGCCGCGCCGCCGCCCCCGCCGCCCGAGGAAGCCAAACCGGCTGAGCCGAAGCCGCCTGCCGCACAGGCCGAGGCCAAGCCCGAGCCGGCGCCGCCCAAGGATGCCGAGGCGCTTGCGGCCAAGCCGCCGGAGCCCAAGAAAGACGATCAGCCCAAGCCCGAGGAGACCGCGCAGGCCAAGCCCGCGCCCGCGCCTCCGAGAAAGCCCAAGAACATACCGCCCAAGGTCGTGCAGGCGCCGCCGAGCGATCAGAAGGAATTCAACCCCAACGATATCGCCGCCCTGCTCAACAAGCAGGAAGCCCGGCGCATGGCGTCGATCGGCGACACCATCAACAACACCAGTTCACTCGGTGCGTCCACAGGCTATGCCCCTACGCTCTCACAGACCGAACTCGACGCGCTGAGAGCGTATCTCGCGCGCTTCTGGCACATGCCGACGGGTGCGGCCAATGTCAGCCGGGTCAAGGTGATCGTCGTGGTGCAGCTGAGCCCGAACCGTACGCTGATCGCTCGTCCTGAAGTGGTGGGAATCGAGGACGCCTCGAACCCCTATGCGCCGCAGATGAGGGAAAGCGTCGAGCGCGCCATTTATGCTGCCGCACAGCAGCCCAACCCGTTTCCGATGCTTTCCGCCGACAAATACGACGTCTGGCGTGAAATGCAGCTGACCTTCGATCCGTCATGGATTCAGTGA